In Corynebacterium nuruki S6-4, the following proteins share a genomic window:
- a CDS encoding sulfite reductase produces MTTATETPSRVSDQLDAAREGVREATAAKDRAVDAARDAAAATKADPGDAALADRARDTRNARRRAERALKKAEDALAELQDAATEEPAEAPAEAQDPVAAARAGLARAEQEQEALAAATVRADAAADADPDNSDLFAAARKARWDQLKAGKAVQKATAALEKALAEAPAEEAPAEEAPAEETPVEAAPADNGPLTVAEAENRLAEAAAAVESAEAAAESDPADKKLGAVARRARAAQRKATRALKKARTAAALAGDDDADGAEATDGTEGTEGTDAATDAGDDAEAAAPVAAPAVPAAPLQDTLALVSSGASVLAVAADASERAAAADPDNALLAEAARAARAAAQQAAQAVAAAAALHGAAPATAAAVTAAPEPAAPQAAETDTPGESEEQEAAAAPAEDPAVAAAREVLAEAERTKEELAAATLRADAAAEADEGNADLFAAARKARWDELKAGKAVQKATAALEKAIADAPPAPKVLTEEEKDDRRAPKPQGQWLVDGTEPLNYDERIKAEDAGIAVADRVRNIYSKQGFDSIPAEDLAPRFKWIGMYTQRRQDMDGEQTGNLTNAELQDRYFMMRIRLDGGQVTPEQLRVIGGISSEFARGSADFTDRQNIQLHWIRIEDVPEIWDRLATVGLDTFFGCGDVPRVILGSPVAGVSKDEIIDATPAIREITDNWLIRDEFSNLPRKFKTAISGNRRQDVTHEIQDLSFIGSEHPEKGPGFDVWVGGGLSTNPMFAQRLGVWVSRDEIPEVWAGVVRIFRDYGYRKLRNRARLKFLVADWGVEKFRRILEEDYVGYKLTDGPEPEVWPGYRDHVGVHEQKDGKFYVGVKPTVGHTEGDQLQRLADLAEAHGVHNIRTTPDKELIFLDIEGDDVDVLTADLEKEGLSARPSSFRRDIISCTGLEFCKLALVTTKQRAISLADQLEARLGDLDVPLKISLNGCPNSCARTQVADIGLKGQIVTDENGQRVEGFQVHLGGALGMHPDWGKKLRGHKVTSAGLDDYVVRVVENYKANRNGADEQFRDWVLRAPEEQLQ; encoded by the coding sequence ATGACGACGGCGACTGAGACGCCTTCCCGGGTGTCTGACCAGTTGGACGCCGCCCGGGAGGGCGTGCGTGAGGCGACGGCGGCCAAGGACCGGGCCGTGGACGCCGCCCGGGACGCCGCGGCAGCGACGAAAGCCGACCCCGGCGATGCCGCGCTGGCCGACCGTGCCCGGGACACCCGCAACGCCCGGCGCCGCGCCGAACGTGCCCTGAAGAAGGCGGAGGACGCACTCGCCGAGCTGCAGGACGCTGCGACTGAGGAACCGGCCGAAGCGCCGGCTGAGGCGCAGGACCCGGTGGCGGCGGCGCGTGCCGGACTGGCCCGTGCCGAGCAGGAGCAGGAGGCCCTCGCAGCGGCGACGGTCCGGGCGGACGCCGCGGCCGACGCGGATCCCGACAACTCCGACCTGTTCGCCGCCGCCCGCAAGGCCCGGTGGGACCAGCTGAAGGCCGGCAAGGCCGTCCAGAAGGCCACCGCCGCGCTGGAGAAGGCCCTCGCCGAGGCCCCGGCGGAGGAAGCCCCGGCGGAGGAAGCCCCGGCCGAGGAGACCCCGGTTGAAGCGGCGCCGGCCGACAACGGCCCGCTGACCGTCGCCGAGGCGGAGAACCGCCTCGCGGAGGCCGCCGCCGCCGTCGAATCGGCCGAGGCGGCCGCGGAGTCGGACCCGGCGGACAAGAAGCTCGGGGCGGTGGCCCGGCGTGCCCGCGCCGCCCAGCGCAAGGCGACCCGGGCGCTGAAGAAGGCCAGGACCGCTGCGGCCCTCGCCGGCGACGACGATGCCGACGGTGCCGAAGCCACTGACGGCACTGAAGGCACTGAAGGCACTGACGCTGCCACGGACGCCGGGGACGACGCAGAAGCCGCCGCCCCGGTCGCCGCCCCGGCTGTACCGGCCGCACCGCTGCAGGACACGCTGGCGCTGGTCAGTTCCGGTGCATCGGTCCTGGCCGTCGCCGCCGACGCCTCGGAGCGGGCAGCTGCCGCTGACCCGGACAACGCCCTGCTCGCCGAGGCTGCCCGCGCGGCCCGGGCGGCCGCACAGCAGGCGGCACAGGCGGTCGCCGCCGCTGCGGCACTGCACGGTGCGGCTCCCGCGACCGCCGCTGCCGTGACCGCGGCTCCCGAACCTGCCGCACCGCAGGCCGCTGAAACTGACACCCCCGGGGAGTCGGAGGAGCAGGAAGCCGCTGCCGCCCCCGCCGAGGACCCGGCCGTCGCCGCCGCCCGTGAGGTTCTCGCCGAGGCCGAGCGGACGAAGGAGGAGCTCGCCGCCGCGACGCTCAGGGCGGACGCCGCCGCCGAGGCCGACGAGGGCAACGCCGACCTGTTCGCCGCCGCCCGTAAGGCCCGCTGGGACGAACTGAAGGCCGGCAAGGCCGTCCAGAAGGCCACCGCCGCGCTGGAGAAGGCGATCGCGGACGCCCCGCCGGCCCCGAAGGTCCTCACCGAGGAGGAGAAGGACGACCGCCGGGCACCGAAGCCGCAGGGCCAGTGGCTCGTCGACGGCACCGAACCGCTCAACTACGATGAGCGCATCAAGGCGGAGGACGCCGGCATCGCCGTCGCCGACCGCGTCCGGAACATCTACTCGAAGCAGGGCTTCGACTCGATCCCGGCCGAGGACCTCGCCCCCCGGTTCAAGTGGATCGGCATGTACACCCAGCGTCGCCAGGACATGGACGGCGAGCAGACCGGCAACCTCACCAACGCCGAACTGCAGGACCGCTACTTCATGATGCGCATCCGTCTCGACGGCGGCCAGGTCACCCCGGAGCAGCTGCGTGTCATCGGCGGGATCTCCAGCGAGTTCGCCCGCGGCAGCGCCGACTTCACCGACCGGCAGAACATCCAGCTGCACTGGATCCGCATCGAGGACGTCCCGGAGATCTGGGACCGGCTCGCCACCGTCGGGCTGGACACCTTCTTCGGCTGCGGCGACGTGCCGCGCGTCATCCTCGGTTCGCCGGTCGCCGGTGTCTCGAAGGACGAGATCATCGACGCCACCCCGGCGATCCGCGAGATCACCGACAACTGGCTGATCCGCGACGAGTTCTCGAACCTGCCGCGCAAGTTCAAGACCGCGATCTCCGGCAACCGCCGCCAGGACGTCACCCACGAGATCCAGGACCTGTCCTTCATCGGGTCCGAGCACCCGGAGAAGGGACCCGGTTTCGACGTGTGGGTCGGCGGCGGACTGTCGACCAACCCGATGTTCGCCCAGCGGCTCGGCGTGTGGGTCTCCCGCGACGAGATCCCCGAGGTGTGGGCCGGGGTGGTGCGGATCTTCCGCGACTACGGCTACCGCAAGCTGCGTAACCGTGCCCGGCTGAAGTTCCTCGTCGCCGACTGGGGTGTGGAGAAGTTCCGCCGCATCCTCGAGGAGGACTACGTCGGGTACAAGCTCACCGACGGCCCCGAGCCGGAGGTCTGGCCCGGCTACCGCGACCACGTCGGCGTCCACGAGCAGAAGGACGGGAAGTTCTACGTCGGGGTCAAGCCCACCGTCGGGCACACCGAGGGTGACCAGCTCCAGCGGCTGGCGGACCTCGCCGAGGCCCACGGCGTGCACAACATCCGCACCACCCCGGACAAGGAACTGATCTTCCTCGACATCGAGGGCGACGACGTCGACGTGCTCACGGCTGACCTGGAGAAGGAGGGACTGTCCGCCAGGCCGTCCAGCTTCCGCCGCGACATCATCTCCTGCACCGGTCTGGAGTTCTGCAAGCTCGCCCTGGTCACCACCAAGCAGCGTGCGATCAGCCTCGCCGACCAGCTCGAGGCCCGGCTCGGTGACCTCGACGTGCCGCTGAAGATCAGTCTCAACGGCTGCCCGAACTCGTGCGCCCGCACCCAGGTCGCCGACATCGGCCTGAAGGGGCAGATCGTCACCGACGAGAACGGGCAGCGCGTCGAGGGCTTCCAGGTGCACCTCGGTGGTGCGCTGGGCATGCACCCCGACTGGGGCAAGAAGCTGCGCGGCCACAAGGTCACCTCCGCCGGACTGGACGACTACGTCGTCCGGGTCGTGGAGAACTACAAGGCCAACCGCAACGGTGCCGACGAGCAGTTCCGCGACTGGGTCCTGAGGGCGCCCGAGGAGCAGCTGCAGTGA
- a CDS encoding ABC transporter transmembrane domain-containing protein produces MASRRDQRQEPAQKPQQGRELSSGRLRVRSSRLPAPDDPRWLLKVAFSQRPRQFLASGGMLLGFICNATTSVVVGRAIDDAVATGNVAHLVTWVGVLALLFLLNGVSVWLGRRYLEMILQQVSHDLRTAVTDRIQDPRGIGGPGAERTAGGLLSIASTDANKASEIIVMTVFPVAELGSILYVAAVVLTIDWRLGLAVLLGAPAVVLLSVRAARPLRHRAGQRQQALARTAAAATDAVQGLRIIKGLGVVATMRDRYRGFSERAYRATVAANAAEARLTATTQSIGAVYVVAVGVAAGWLALHDGLSVGELITVVGLSQYVVHPMTMLGRNFATRVAMSAASGRRVVGVLTAPYAEPVEADTATTDALLAAVPTGITVVRDLAAAETVTGALRRLPRHRVIVAPHAADLFDGPLRDNVHPVPAVAAEALEVADCADIPGGPDRSVGEGGRRLSGGQRQRVALARALAADPELLVLTDPTTAVDSVTEQEIAGRVADRYAGSGHRLIVISEAPAWRVVADTRWDAADLAGVVA; encoded by the coding sequence ATGGCGTCACGGCGGGATCAGCGGCAGGAACCAGCGCAGAAACCACAGCAGGGCAGGGAACTGTCCTCCGGCAGGCTCCGGGTCCGCTCCTCCCGGCTCCCCGCCCCGGACGATCCCCGGTGGCTGCTGAAGGTCGCCTTCAGCCAGCGCCCCCGGCAGTTCCTCGCCTCCGGCGGCATGCTGCTCGGCTTCATCTGCAACGCCACCACCTCGGTCGTCGTCGGCCGCGCCATCGACGATGCGGTCGCCACGGGCAACGTGGCGCACCTCGTCACCTGGGTCGGCGTCCTCGCCCTGCTGTTCCTGCTCAACGGTGTGTCCGTCTGGCTGGGGCGCCGGTACCTGGAGATGATCCTCCAGCAGGTCAGCCATGACCTGCGGACAGCCGTGACCGACCGGATCCAGGATCCCCGCGGTATCGGCGGGCCGGGGGCCGAGCGCACCGCCGGCGGGCTGCTGTCGATCGCCAGCACGGACGCCAACAAGGCGTCCGAGATCATCGTCATGACCGTCTTCCCGGTCGCCGAACTCGGCTCCATCCTCTACGTCGCCGCCGTCGTGCTCACCATCGACTGGCGGCTGGGGCTGGCCGTCCTCCTCGGCGCCCCGGCCGTGGTCCTGCTGTCGGTGCGGGCCGCCCGCCCGCTGCGCCACCGGGCCGGGCAGCGCCAGCAGGCCCTCGCCCGGACCGCGGCGGCCGCCACCGACGCCGTGCAGGGGCTGCGCATCATCAAAGGACTCGGCGTGGTCGCCACCATGCGGGACCGGTACCGCGGCTTCTCCGAGCGGGCCTACCGGGCGACCGTCGCCGCGAACGCCGCCGAGGCCCGGCTCACCGCCACCACCCAGTCGATCGGCGCGGTCTATGTCGTGGCGGTCGGCGTCGCCGCCGGCTGGCTGGCCCTGCACGACGGTCTCAGCGTCGGTGAACTCATCACCGTCGTCGGACTGTCCCAGTACGTCGTCCACCCGATGACGATGCTGGGCCGCAACTTCGCCACCCGGGTCGCCATGTCCGCGGCGTCCGGACGCCGGGTGGTCGGCGTGCTGACCGCCCCGTACGCCGAGCCGGTCGAGGCGGACACGGCGACGACGGACGCCCTGCTCGCCGCGGTCCCCACCGGGATCACCGTCGTCCGCGACCTGGCCGCGGCGGAGACCGTGACCGGGGCACTGCGCCGGCTGCCCCGGCACCGCGTCATCGTCGCCCCGCACGCCGCCGACCTCTTCGACGGGCCGCTGCGCGACAACGTCCACCCCGTTCCGGCGGTCGCCGCCGAGGCACTCGAGGTCGCGGACTGCGCCGACATCCCCGGCGGTCCCGACCGGTCGGTGGGAGAGGGCGGCCGCCGTCTCTCCGGCGGACAGCGGCAGCGCGTCGCCCTCGCCCGGGCGCTCGCCGCCGACCCGGAACTGCTGGTGCTCACCGACCCCACCACCGCGGTGGACTCCGTCACCGAACAGGAGATCGCGGGGCGGGTGGCGGACCGCTACGCCGGGTCCGGGCACCGGCTGATCGTCATCTCCGAGGCACCCGCCTGGCGGGTCGTCGCCGACACCCGCTGGGACGCTGCGGACCTGGCGGGGGTGGTCGCATGA
- a CDS encoding ABC transporter ATP-binding protein, with protein sequence MTAAEQAHAFPLATWSQARRDIVRQLRGVPGAWWQALLAAVLLGTGAWCTVSVPRLMGRIVDIATSGTDGDLWRTAGLMVAAAVGAGVTDGAGYFLLARLSERLIANLREEMVGTALGLPMHRVEDAGTGDVVSRSTDDVAQTSSAVMEVLPVLSGAVFVIAATGIGLVTVDWRFLAVILLVSPVYWFAARSYLRRAPELFAAERASMGLRARRVLEAIHGRATVRAFRTEHDMHRRIGAASWSVVTNAVGANRVMVRLLNRMLIAEFVMITATLVLGFLLVDHGVLGVGAVTGAALMIIRVRGPLQQVMRVLDAAQSGYASLARIIGVTVDPPRPVPDAGAPEPRGEVVLDGVGFRYGADSPDTWAVTDVSFRIAPGATVALVGASGAGKTTVATLLAGLREPTEGTVTVDGVPVTTLSDAERATRLALVSQEVHVFSGTLRDDLTLAAPDAGDGQLREALAAVGADGWLATLPDGLDTEVGSRGVVPDPVVAQQLALARVLLRDPKVVVLDEATAEAGSAGARALEDAARRLTVGRTALTVAHRLDQARQADEILVMADGRIVERGTHDDLVASGGRYAELWAVWSQGR encoded by the coding sequence ATGACTGCGGCAGAACAGGCACACGCATTCCCGCTGGCGACCTGGTCGCAGGCCCGGCGGGACATCGTCCGCCAGCTGCGCGGCGTCCCCGGGGCGTGGTGGCAGGCGCTGCTCGCGGCGGTGCTGCTCGGTACCGGCGCATGGTGCACCGTCTCGGTGCCCCGGCTGATGGGGCGCATCGTCGACATCGCCACCTCCGGGACGGACGGGGACCTGTGGCGCACCGCGGGACTCATGGTCGCCGCCGCGGTCGGGGCGGGCGTCACCGACGGGGCCGGCTACTTCCTGCTGGCCCGACTGTCCGAACGGCTCATCGCCAACCTCCGCGAGGAGATGGTCGGCACCGCGCTCGGGCTGCCCATGCACCGGGTGGAGGACGCCGGCACGGGCGACGTCGTCAGCCGGTCCACCGACGATGTCGCGCAGACGTCCTCCGCGGTGATGGAGGTGCTGCCGGTGCTCTCCGGGGCGGTGTTCGTCATCGCGGCGACCGGGATCGGCCTGGTCACCGTCGACTGGCGGTTCCTCGCGGTGATCCTGCTCGTGTCGCCGGTGTACTGGTTCGCCGCGCGGTCCTACCTGCGCCGTGCCCCGGAACTGTTCGCCGCCGAGCGGGCGTCGATGGGGCTGCGGGCGCGCCGGGTCCTCGAGGCGATCCACGGGCGGGCCACGGTGCGGGCCTTCCGGACGGAGCACGACATGCACCGGCGCATCGGCGCGGCGTCCTGGTCGGTGGTCACCAACGCGGTCGGCGCGAACCGGGTCATGGTCCGGCTGCTCAACCGCATGCTCATCGCCGAGTTCGTGATGATCACCGCGACACTGGTGCTCGGATTCCTCCTCGTCGACCACGGGGTGCTCGGGGTCGGTGCGGTGACCGGCGCCGCCCTCATGATCATCCGCGTCCGGGGGCCGCTGCAGCAGGTCATGCGGGTGCTGGACGCCGCCCAGTCCGGCTACGCCTCACTGGCGCGCATCATCGGCGTGACGGTCGATCCGCCGCGTCCGGTCCCGGACGCCGGGGCGCCGGAGCCCCGCGGCGAGGTCGTCCTCGACGGGGTGGGGTTCCGCTACGGGGCGGACTCGCCGGACACCTGGGCGGTCACCGACGTGAGTTTCCGCATCGCGCCGGGGGCGACGGTGGCGCTGGTGGGGGCGTCGGGGGCCGGCAAGACGACGGTGGCCACCCTGCTGGCGGGGCTGCGGGAACCGACCGAGGGCACGGTGACGGTGGACGGGGTGCCGGTGACGACCCTGTCGGACGCCGAGCGGGCGACGCGGCTCGCGCTGGTCTCCCAGGAGGTGCACGTGTTCTCCGGGACGCTGCGTGACGACCTCACCCTGGCGGCGCCGGACGCGGGCGACGGACAGCTGCGGGAGGCGCTCGCGGCCGTCGGCGCGGACGGCTGGCTGGCGACGCTGCCGGACGGGTTGGACACGGAGGTCGGCAGCCGTGGGGTGGTCCCGGATCCGGTGGTGGCCCAGCAGCTCGCGCTGGCGCGGGTCCTGCTGCGGGACCCGAAGGTCGTCGTGCTCGACGAGGCGACGGCGGAGGCGGGGTCCGCCGGGGCCCGGGCGCTGGAGGACGCCGCCCGTCGGCTCACCGTGGGTCGCACGGCACTGACCGTCGCCCACCGGCTGGATCAGGCGCGGCAGGCCGACGAGATCCTCGTCATGGCGGACGGACGCATCGTGGAGCGGGGGACCCACGACGACCTGGTGGCGTCCGGCGGGCGCTATGCCGAGCTGTGGGCGGTGTGGTCGCAGGGCAGGTGA
- a CDS encoding phosphoadenylyl-sulfate reductase, producing the protein MTDTGSLGGFAAATGLVGAAAVPRTGYRDPEVSPSGAPTTTTHLSPEQTAAHRALVDEWNDRLEGRTAEEIMAWVNDHLTGTIAVTMSMQDTVLAELAQGRVHDAELVFLDTGYHFDETMDVAREVDERYTLPLRTVEPVLTVEEQTATYGPDLYRDNPTACCRMRKVEPLARMLNPYEAWISGVKRVDSELRKNTPILDVDRTGRLKINPIVQWTDQDVEDYIEAHDLIIHPLTRQGYPSIGCATCTLPVAPGEDPRSGRWAGSSNTECGLHL; encoded by the coding sequence ATGACGGACACGGGATCCCTCGGCGGCTTCGCCGCGGCCACCGGACTCGTCGGCGCCGCCGCAGTGCCCCGCACGGGCTACCGGGACCCGGAGGTCAGTCCCTCCGGAGCGCCGACCACGACCACCCATCTCAGCCCCGAGCAGACCGCCGCCCACCGGGCGCTGGTCGACGAATGGAACGACCGTCTCGAAGGCCGCACCGCCGAAGAGATCATGGCCTGGGTCAACGACCACCTCACCGGGACCATCGCGGTGACGATGTCCATGCAGGACACGGTCCTCGCCGAACTGGCGCAGGGCCGGGTCCACGACGCGGAACTGGTGTTCCTCGACACCGGCTACCACTTCGACGAGACCATGGACGTCGCCCGCGAGGTCGACGAGCGGTACACGCTGCCGCTGCGCACCGTCGAACCGGTGCTCACCGTCGAGGAACAGACGGCGACCTACGGCCCGGACCTCTACCGGGACAATCCGACGGCCTGCTGCCGGATGCGCAAGGTCGAGCCGCTCGCCCGGATGCTCAACCCCTACGAGGCCTGGATCTCCGGGGTCAAGCGCGTCGACAGCGAGCTGCGGAAGAACACGCCCATCCTCGACGTCGACCGGACCGGCCGACTGAAGATCAATCCGATCGTCCAGTGGACCGACCAGGACGTCGAGGACTACATCGAGGCCCACGACCTCATCATCCACCCCCTGACCAGGCAGGGCTACCCGTCCATCGGGTGCGCCACCTGCACACTGCCCGTCGCCCCCGGCGAGGACCCCAGGTCCGGCCGCTGGGCCGGCTCCTCCAACACAGAATGCGGACTTCACCTGTGA
- the cysD gene encoding sulfate adenylyltransferase subunit CysD, with amino-acid sequence MRTSPVTTATSEQTRLTPHLAELEAEAIEILREVAGQFDRPALLFSSGKDSVVVLELAKRAFAPAAVPFELLHVDTGHNFPEVIAFRDRIAQDPRISLHVAHVQDWIDSGAIQERPDGTRNPLQTVPLVETIQDRGYDAVLGGARRDEEKARAKERVFSVRDSFGGWNPRRQRPELWGLYNGGHQAGENIRVFPISNWTEADVWEYLKARDVEIPEIYYAHEREVFNRGGMWLTAGDWGGPTDKETVETRTVRYRTVGDMSCTGAVLSEAHTIDEVIEEIRLSTTTERGATRADDKLSESSMEDRKKEGYF; translated from the coding sequence ATGCGGACTTCACCTGTGACTACTGCTACCTCTGAACAGACCCGACTCACCCCCCACCTCGCCGAGCTCGAGGCCGAGGCCATCGAGATCCTCCGCGAGGTCGCCGGCCAGTTCGACCGCCCCGCCCTGCTGTTCTCCTCCGGCAAGGACTCGGTCGTCGTCCTCGAACTGGCCAAGCGGGCCTTCGCCCCGGCCGCCGTGCCCTTCGAACTGCTGCACGTCGACACCGGCCACAACTTCCCCGAGGTCATCGCGTTCCGCGACCGGATCGCCCAGGACCCGCGCATCAGCCTGCACGTCGCCCACGTCCAGGACTGGATCGACTCCGGCGCCATCCAGGAGCGTCCGGACGGCACCCGCAACCCGCTGCAGACCGTGCCGCTCGTCGAGACGATCCAGGACCGCGGCTACGACGCGGTGCTGGGCGGCGCCCGCCGCGACGAGGAGAAGGCCCGCGCCAAGGAGCGCGTGTTCTCCGTGCGGGACTCCTTCGGCGGCTGGAACCCGCGCCGGCAGCGTCCGGAACTGTGGGGCCTCTACAACGGCGGCCACCAGGCCGGTGAGAACATCCGCGTCTTCCCGATCTCGAACTGGACCGAGGCGGACGTCTGGGAGTACCTCAAGGCCCGCGACGTCGAGATCCCCGAGATCTACTACGCCCACGAGCGGGAGGTCTTCAACCGCGGCGGCATGTGGCTGACCGCCGGTGACTGGGGCGGCCCGACCGACAAGGAGACCGTCGAGACCCGCACCGTGCGCTACCGCACCGTCGGCGACATGTCCTGCACCGGCGCCGTCCTCTCCGAGGCCCACACGATCGACGAGGTCATCGAGGAGATCCGCCTGTCCACCACCACCGAGCGCGGGGCCACCCGCGCCGACGACAAGCTGTCCGAGTCCTCCATGGAGGACCGCAAGAAGGAAGGCTACTTCTGA
- a CDS encoding sulfate adenylyltransferase subunit 1, which yields MTAPTAAPALPTLRLCTAGSVDDGKSTFVGRLLHDTKSILADQFEAVERVSAAKGLANPDLSLLVDGLRAEREQGITIDVAYRYFATDRRSFILADCPGHVQYTRNTVTGLSTSELVIVLIDARNGVIEQTKRHLTVAGMMRTSHVIVAVNKIDAVDFSQEVFSRIEADVRALADDLDLPKVDVVPTSALLGDNVVTRSENTPWYDGPSVLEILETAQPARINAGKVRGLRFPVQVVIRDHATDYRGYAGRLTSGSVTVGDTVSVGGADGRTTTVVGIDGPGGPQESAERGESVTLRLADDIDISRGDLLAEAVEGDAVPALSNQVTALVFQLAETPVRVRGNVLLRYGTSLVRGRVDEIVRRVDILGGENEDRGDDRTLQLNDIAEVRITVAEPLPFEPYRRGGRVGSFLLIQPGSGDTLTAGLVEG from the coding sequence ATGACCGCCCCCACCGCCGCCCCCGCGCTGCCGACCCTCCGGCTCTGCACCGCCGGCTCCGTCGACGACGGCAAGTCCACCTTCGTCGGACGCCTCCTCCACGACACGAAGTCCATCCTCGCCGACCAGTTCGAGGCCGTCGAGCGCGTCTCCGCCGCCAAGGGCCTGGCCAACCCGGACCTCTCCCTGCTGGTCGACGGCCTGCGCGCCGAGCGGGAGCAGGGCATCACCATCGACGTGGCCTACCGCTACTTCGCGACCGACCGCCGGTCCTTCATCCTCGCGGACTGCCCCGGCCACGTGCAGTACACCCGGAACACCGTCACCGGACTGTCCACCTCGGAGCTGGTCATCGTCCTCATCGACGCCCGCAACGGCGTGATCGAGCAGACGAAGCGCCACCTCACCGTCGCCGGCATGATGCGCACCTCGCACGTCATCGTCGCGGTGAACAAGATCGACGCCGTCGACTTCTCGCAGGAGGTCTTCTCCCGCATCGAGGCCGACGTGCGGGCACTCGCCGACGACCTGGACCTGCCGAAGGTCGACGTCGTGCCGACCTCCGCGCTGCTCGGCGACAACGTCGTCACCCGCTCGGAGAACACGCCCTGGTACGACGGCCCCTCGGTCCTCGAGATCCTCGAGACCGCCCAGCCCGCCCGCATCAACGCGGGCAAGGTCCGCGGCCTCCGGTTCCCGGTGCAGGTCGTCATCCGGGACCACGCCACCGACTACCGCGGTTACGCCGGCCGACTGACCTCCGGGTCCGTCACGGTCGGTGACACGGTCAGCGTCGGCGGCGCCGACGGTCGCACCACCACCGTCGTCGGTATCGACGGCCCCGGTGGTCCGCAGGAGAGTGCGGAGCGCGGCGAGTCCGTGACCCTGCGCCTGGCCGACGACATCGACATCTCCCGTGGCGACCTCCTCGCCGAGGCCGTCGAGGGCGACGCGGTGCCGGCCCTGTCGAACCAGGTCACCGCGCTGGTGTTCCAGCTCGCCGAGACCCCGGTGCGGGTCCGCGGCAACGTACTGCTGCGCTACGGCACCTCGCTGGTCCGGGGACGGGTCGACGAGATCGTCCGCCGCGTCGACATTCTCGGCGGCGAGAACGAGGACCGCGGCGATGACCGGACCCTGCAGCTCAACGACATCGCCGAGGTGCGGATCACGGTGGCTGAGCCACTGCCGTTCGAGCCCTACCGCCGTGGCGGCCGGGTCGGTTCCTTCCTGCTGATCCAGCCGGGGTCGGGCGACACGCTGACCGCCGGTCTGGTCGAGGGGTAG
- a CDS encoding sirohydrochlorin chelatase: MADALICLAHGSRHPRADAAVAAVAAAAGGIPAYLDFSPLTLTTVSHLLAARGERSATVVPLLFTRAFHLRHDVPAAIDAAQRETGVRLHLAGGIGTGDDLAGVLAGTVADAAARAGAPEFILYSVGSGDPRANAAVADLTARVAARTGLPGQHLVATGPRGGAARLRAAVGDRRPLVQPLFIAPGTLWDAAVDALTGTAAVPGVPLGTAVAPLVTARAAGTPVR, translated from the coding sequence GTGGCGGACGCCCTGATCTGCCTGGCGCACGGGTCACGGCACCCGCGGGCGGACGCCGCCGTCGCCGCCGTCGCGGCGGCGGCCGGGGGGATCCCGGCCTACCTCGACTTCTCCCCGCTGACACTGACCACCGTCAGCCACCTCCTCGCCGCGCGCGGCGAGCGGTCGGCGACAGTGGTCCCGCTGTTGTTCACCCGGGCCTTCCACCTGCGCCACGACGTCCCCGCCGCGATCGACGCGGCGCAGCGGGAGACCGGGGTCCGGCTGCACCTGGCAGGGGGGATCGGGACCGGCGACGATCTCGCCGGGGTGCTCGCCGGCACCGTGGCGGACGCCGCGGCCCGGGCCGGGGCCCCGGAATTCATCCTCTATTCCGTCGGTTCCGGGGATCCGCGTGCCAATGCCGCGGTCGCGGATCTGACGGCGCGGGTCGCGGCCCGGACCGGGCTGCCCGGGCAGCATCTCGTGGCGACCGGTCCCCGCGGTGGGGCGGCGCGGCTGCGGGCCGCGGTGGGGGACCGTCGACCGCTGGTGCAGCCGTTGTTCATCGCACCGGGGACGTTGTGGGACGCCGCCGTCGATGCACTGACGGGCACCGCCGCGGTGCCGGGCGTCCCGCTGGGGACGGCGGTCGCCCCGCTGGTGACCGCCCGAGCCGCAGGCACCCCCGTTCGCTGA